One genomic window of Hydra vulgaris chromosome 03, alternate assembly HydraT2T_AEP includes the following:
- the LOC136078641 gene encoding uncharacterized protein LOC136078641: protein MDCQPKQQKLAYEFAMIRSTRIPKSWKNLQIAGRQWLRGFMLRRNELFLRNPEATSMARATAFNCYTVRELFTNLKDVRLRHKFQPQNIMLMRDITTVQKPVKVIAGKGDKQVGRITTAERGTLVTVCCAVNGIGNSIPPFFIFPRVHFKASMINGGSPGRVGVANLSGWMNVATFLEWMKHFIQNVKCSPARPVLLLLESHVSIVCLDLPKKNGITMLSFPPHCSHKLQPLDRSVYGPLKRYYNAACHDWIVSNPRPMNIYDIAAVVRKAYAQAFTLSNISAGFAVAGIEPFNPNIFSDNEFLASYVTGYPEPITANPFPDVVDPVSAIVHAQAFNKSLMSSLSSGKACSAFPIQPVSDLVSQLSSVSINISHQASREKIKPFLKAGSKKSIKRRKRQRT, encoded by the coding sequence ATGGATTGTCAaccaaaacaacaaaaacttgcCTATGAATTTGCAATGATTCGTTCTACGCGCATTCCTAAATCGtggaaaaatttacaaatagcTGGGAGACAGTGGCTTCGCGGTTTTATGTTACGTAGGAATGAGTTATTTTTACGAAATCCAGAAGCTACTAGTATGGCACGAGCAACTGCTTTTAATTGTTATACAGTCAGAGAACTTTTCACCAATCTAAAAGATGTTCGTCTGCGACACAAGTTTCAGCCacaaaatataatgttaatgAGAGACATCACAACTGTTCAAAAACCAGTTAAAGTAATTGCTGGAAAAGGAGATAAACAAGTTGGAAGGATAACAACAGCAGAAAGAGGGACATTGGTAACAGTTTGTTGTGCAGTTAATGGAATAGGAAACTCAATccctccattttttatttttccaagagTTCATTTCAAAGCAAGTATGATAAATGGTGGTTCACCAGGGCGTGTTGGGGTTGCAAACCTATCTGGTTGGATGAatgttgcaacatttttagagtggatgaaacattttattcaaaatgtgaaATGTTCACCAGCTCGTCCAGTGCTTTTACTTCTTGAGAGCCATGTTTCAATTGTGTGTTTagatttacctaaaaaaaatggCATAACTATGCTGTCCTTTCCACCACATTGTAGTCACAAGCTGCAGCCATTAGATCGGTCAGTTTATGGGCCACTGAAACGTTATTACAATGCAGCCTGTCATGATTGGATTGTATCTAATCCAAGACCGATGAACATATATGATATAGCTGCAGTTGTAAGGAAAGCTTATGCACAAGCTTTTACTTTGTCTAACATTTCTGCAGGATTTGCTGTGGCAGGAATTGAACCCTTTAATCCTAACATATTTTCTGATAATGAGTTTTTGGCTTCATATGTAACAGGCTATCCAGAACCTATTACTGCTAACCCATTTCCAGATGTTGTTGATCCAGTTTCTGCTATTGTTCATGCCCaagcttttaataaatcattgATGTCAAGTCTGTCATCAGGTAAAGCTTGTAGTGCATTTCCTATTCAGCCTGTATCTGACCTTGTAAGTCAACTATCCAGTGTTTCTATTAATATCTCTCATCAAGCAAGTCGAGAAAAAATTAAGCCATTTCTGAAAGCTGGATCAAAGAAGTCCATTAAAAGACGTAAGCGTCAGCGTACCTGA